A stretch of DNA from Mucilaginibacter daejeonensis:
AGCCATGTTTTCCGGTAAACGCGACCTGCGGCTCATGCTTACCAACGGTATGATGTGTTCGCCCTGTTCTTTTACCCATGCTATGGCCACTTGTGTAGGTGTGCAGCCTTTGCGAGCGGCCAACTCCTTCAATACCTCAACTTTTTGCAGGTTATGTATCAGGTTATCACCCTGAAAACGAGAGAAAGCATGACGATGATCATCATCAGCAAGCGGCGCCTTCAGTTCTCCTGTTAATAACCCTTCAGCTGTATTGGCAAAGGCCACCACGGCGATGCCTAATTCTTTTGCCGTGGGCAACAACTCGTTCTCGATCTGCCTGTCGGCCAAGGAGTAACCGATCTCGAGTGCGCTGATCGGGTGTACATCGTTCGCAGTGCGCAACTGTTCTGCAGTGATCTCAGATACGCCGATGTAACGTACTTTTCCTTCCTTCACCAGGTCGGCCACAGTGCCTATGATGTCCTCGATAGGCACGCTACCGTCCATGCGGCTGGGTTGGTAAAGGTCAATGGTATCGACCCCCAAACGGGTGAGTGAGTAATTGATAAAATTCTTGATAGCTACTGGTCTGAGGTCCATACCCAACCACTGGCCGTTATGGAAAATGGCACCGAACTTTACGCTGATGAAAGCATCATCGCGCCTGCCCTTGATCGCTTTACCGATCAGCATCTCGTTATGACCGGCACCGTAAAAATCACCGGTGTTCAGCAGGTCTATCCCACTATCCAATGCCTCGATGATGGTCGCTATGCTTTCTTTCTCGTCGGGCGTGGGTCCACCCCAAATGCTCGACATACGCATACAACCCAAACCGAGCCGCGACACGAGTGGCCCATGGTTACCTAATCTTACTTTTTCAATGTTCTTCATACAACAAATATCTTCACTTCATATCCCTATCACTTGTCTGCACGGCTCGATCGCATTGTCTGTACGGCTCAATGTGGCCACTTTGTCCAACTGTTAACGTTGCTCGAACCAATTGAATAAAATAGCGTTTATATGAACGGTTATGAATAATATCAGAAAAAACCTTTACTACGCTGGGGCGGCCGGGCTGGTGATCACCTTGATAGGTGTCGGCATATCATCATGTGTATCCATCCCGAAAGGCGCCAAAGCTGTGCGGCCTTTCAACAGATCAAAATACCTGGGCAAGTGGTACGAGATTGCCCGCATGGACTTCAAGTTCGAGAAGGGACTACAACAGGTCACTGCCGAGTACTCACTCAAGGACGAGAATGTGATCAAAGTAGTGAACAGGGGCTTTGACCCCAAAAAGCAGGAGTGGAAAGAAAGTGTAGGTAAAGCTAAACTGGTCGGCGATAGTGACGATGCGCGATTGAAGGTATCCTTCTTCGGTCCGTTCTATGCCGGTTACAATGTGATCGAGATCGATCTTGAATACCGTTACGCCATGGTAGCTGGTAACAATACCAAATACTTGTGGCTGCTATCGAGAGAGCCTACCATGCCGAAAGAGGTCATAGACCGTTACCTTGAACAAGCCAAAACATTAGGATTTAAAACAGAAGAACTGGTGTGGACCAAGCAGGATAAGTAAAATATTTACAAGTAAATAAATTTGAAAGCAGCTTACGGTCAGCAACTGCAAAAGAGAACATGCATGACGTGTATTCCTAAAATGTTTTGATCATATCTTAACTAACAAACAATTGTTCGAGTTGGCCAATGGGTTCCATTCAACTATTGTTATCATTGTAAATACTATCTAAATAAGCGAATTTGTCTGCCTCCTACTTACAACCGTCCCAGATCACTAATGAGCACATGGTCATTGCCCTGCATCAGGTGAAGCTTGGTTTTTGGGAGTGGGACCTGGCTACCAACGAATTGAAGTGCACTTTACAGAACAAACTCAACTTCGGTTACAGTGAGAAAGACAGTTTCACTCTGGAAAGTGTAATTGCGGCAATATTACCGGAAGACAGGATGCGGCGTACAGAAGCCCTTGAAAAAGCAATGGACAAGAACTTCGGGGTTTATTCGTTCGATTGCCGGGTTAGGCATGCCGACCAGCGTATACATTGGCTACAGATCAGCGGTACCACCATATTTGATGACGATGTCCCACGCCGGATAATAGGCACCAGCCTCGACATCACTGAAAAGAAGGACCTGGAGATTCTACGCGATGAAGTACTCAACATTGCCAATCACGAACTGAAGACGCCTTTATCAGCCGTTAAAGGTTATTTGCAACTACTACACCGCTTTGTTGCCCGGACAGGAAACGAGCACTATGAGCAGATCGCCTTCAGGGCATTGAACGCTACGGATAAGATCACAAGGCTTTTAAATGATGCGCTGCAACCGGATGCTGTTCAAGCGAATGAGATGGTGCTTCGTAAAGAAGAGGTAGACATGAGGACGCTGGTTGAGGAGGTGATCGCCAATACTATGCTGGTGAATCAGAGCCATCGCATTGACCTTACTGTTGATGGTAACCTCACCAAGATAGAAGGCGACCGTTACCGTTTAGGCCAAGCGCTAACTAACGTGATGAATAATGCCGTTAAGTACTCACCAGACCATGACCAGATAGACGTAGCATTGAAAGCGACCAACGACGACATCAAAGTTACTGTCAGAGACTATGGTATAGGTATACCTGACGGCGAGCGTGACAAGATCTTTAGCAAGTTCTACAGGATCAAGAACGGCTATGACTCCATAACAGGTAGTGGGATCGGCCTGTTCATCACTTCCGAGATCATTGCCCGCCATGGAGGCAAGATCGAGTTCGAGCAGGCAGGGTCAGGAACAGGCACTATATTTAACGTTACACTACCCCGCCGCTAACCATCGGGCAATATTCGCTCACGATCCTGATCAGCTCATCTATATCGAACGGCTTGGCCAAAAAACCATTAGCCCCGGCTTCCATTGCCTTTTGATTGCCATCACTACTGGCCGAAAAGATCACCACTGGAATATGCTGTAGATTAGGTAACTTTTTCAAAAATCTAACCAGCTGATCACCAGTGATCTTAGGCATCCACATATCTAACAGGATGAGGTCGGGCTTAAAAGCCTCTGCTTGTCTGATCAGGCGGGTGCTATCGACCTCAGTGGCCACCTCATAATCGTCCTCTAATATCAACGACGTCAGATCAAGGATGTCCTGGTCGTCGTCGCAGATCAAAATTCTTTTCTTTATCACAATGTAACGTATGGAATAGTAAAATTAAATACCGAACCCTGCCCCTCCTCGCTTTCTACCCAAAGCGTGCCATTATGTTCGGCGATGATCTGGTTAGATACATATAAGCCTATGCCCAAACCCTGGAAACTGAACTGCACATTATCTGACCGGTAAAAGCGCTCGAATATTTTTTTATGGTCCTCTCGCTTAATGCCCACGCCACTATCGGTAACGGCCACTTTGATGAACCCGGCCAAAATATTCAGATGAACACCTATCTCTTTAGCTGATGGCGAATATTTGATCGCGTTGGTGAGCAGGTTGATCATCACCTGTTCGAGTCTGAAAAAGTCAGCCTTTACGGTGCGGCTGGCATCGCCGGTCACCACGATCTCGTGCGTATCGGTGGTCTCGCGTACGGCCTCTACCGAATTGTGCACCACCTCCATAAAGTTGAACTCGGTCAGGTTGAATTTCATTCGCCCCGACTGTATCTTGGATACATCAAGCAGATCGTTGATCAGTGCATCTAACCGATCGATAGACCGGTTGGTGACCGCTAATGAACGCAGATCGGCATCGCTGTTATTCTTCTCTGCCCGTTTGGTCAATATCTGTATGTGCCCTTTTATAGTGGTCAGCGGCGTCTTCATTTCATGACTGGCCACCGTAATAAAATCTTCTTTGCGTTGCTCTACTTCACGCCGATCGGTAAGGTCCTCCATAGCCAATAGTATACGGTCCTTGTATTTACCTTTCAGTTTGATCTGACGGGCGTTAAGCACCAGCAAACGTTTACCGATCTTGGGGAAATGATGCTCGATCTCGAAACCTTCAAAGGGATTATTGTGCGGCAATATATCCTCAAGCACTGCCCGTAATTCCGGAACGTCCCAGGCGCTATCGCTGATCTCATATAGCAATTTGCCCACTACATCCTTAGCTTCGAGCTTAAAGAACTTGCAAAAGTGCTCGTTCACAGATAACACTTTGATCTGATCATCCAGCACCAACAAACTTTCACGAATGGTCTCCACTATACTACCAAGATAATCCTCACTATCCTGGAGCTCTTTGGTGCGGCTAACCACCCTGGTCTCCAGCAACTCCTTTTCGGTCTGTAGTTGCTGCTCTGCATCACGCCTGCGGGTCACATCATTCTGCACGCCAATAAAGTGCGTCACGTTACCCTCTTGGTCTTTTACAGGTGATATCACCAGCTGATTCCAAAATGGGGTACCATCTTTTTTATAATTACGTATCTCAAGGTTACAGTGCTCGCCTTCCTCTATGGTGCGTCGAATGACCTTACGCTGGATCTGATCACGGTCTTTGCCCTGTAGGAACCGGCAATTATGCCCAATGATCTCATCGTGGCGGTAGCCTGTAAGCGTTTCAAAAGCCTTATTACAGTAAATGATCGGATTATCGGGCTGACGATTATCAGTGATCACGATGCCATTAACAGTAGCATCCATTGCAGTAGCAAATAAACGAAGGTCGAGGTCTTGAGAATCTGAAATACTTTTAGGCTTTTCGCTCATAATATAATTTCCGGACACTTATATGTCCAATATATTACAACACAAAGCCCTATAAGTTTAAGTGATGTTATTTTATATTGACCTTAAATATGGGGCTGGAGCACATGATGTCTGTCCGCTTGATCCACCCTCTTTTTAATGCGCATCTGTTCTTGGCAAGGTGAACCAGAAGGTGCTTCCTTCACCGATCCTGCTTTCCACACCGATCTGTCCGCCATGGCCTTTAATGATATTAGCGCAAACGTACAGACCCAGCCCCATACCCGAATATTTCCCGCTTCCCATATCGGCCCGGTAATATCTGTCGAACAAGAATCTCAGCTTTTCTTCGGCAATGCCTTTGCCCTGGTCGGTGATGCTGACCTTGATATTGTTATCCTCTGTCCTGACATCAATGAGTAGCAACTTCGAGTCGCTGGCATACTTCAGGGCGTTGTTGATCAGGTTAACGAGCACCTGCTCGATCTTGCCGGCATCTGCATATACCCAAGCTTCTGAACTTCCGTTGAGTTGAATAGTGCTGCGCTCGTTAGAAAGTTCGACCGTTGCGTCCCTGATCAGTTGCACCATATCGAACAATCTTGCACTGATGGTCAGCTGACCCAACCCGATACTATTGGCATCCAAAAGATCAGCAATGATCTTATTTAGCTTTTTAACGTTCCTAAAGCAGGAGGTCACCAGTTTGCCAAGCGGGCCATCGACAGGCTGGCTTTTCAATACCTCACGTTCAATGAACTGTATATTGGCCGTTAAGCTGGTAAGCGGCGTTTTAAGTTCATGGCTGGCGATATTGATAAAGTCGTCCTTTTGTTGTTGCAGCATCTTTTGATCATTGATGTCGGTACAGGTACCGAACCACTTCACGATCTTGCCATGCTCATCAAAATAGGGAGCCGCACGGCCAAGTACCCAGATGTATTCGCCGGTGTATTTACGCAGGCGATATTCTATTTCGTACGGCGTTCCGGTCTGTAATGAGTGGCGCCAGGTGTTCCATGCCCTTTGTTGATCATCCGGATGGAAAACATTGTTCCAGCCCTCTCCTTCGGTCTCCTCAAAGGTAGTTCCCGTGAGGTCATACCAGCGCTGATTATAATACTCATGCATCCCGTTAGCATCCGTCACCCAAACGATCTGAATAATAGAATCGGCCAGTTGCCTCAAAAATTTTTCACTTTGCCTGATACGTTCATCGGCCATCTCCTGCTCGGTCACATCGATCAGGCTACCAACGAATTCTACAGTAGAACCATCTATTTGCAATGGCACTACCTTCATGGTCACCCACCTCGCCTCACCATGCAGGTCAATGATCCGGTACTTGGATTCATATGAACCTGTCCTGCCTACAGCATCATAAAAAAGTTCGCGTTGATGGCCCACATCCTCAGGATGTATGGCCTTCAAATGCCCTGAACCCAGATTCTCTTCCAAGGTAGTGCCGGTGAAACGCATCCAGGTATCGTTAACATATATACATGATGGGCCAGCGGTACGCCACATCATGAACGGAGAACCATCAGCAAGAGCTTTGAAGTAACGCTCACGGGATCGGAGTAATTTGCTTTCGGTAACATCGGTTATGGAATGAATGATGTACTCCAGTTTTCCGTTAATGACCACCGGGTTATTGACCGTTAGCCAAAATCTCTCAACAAAATCCGTTGAACCCGACAAACGGATCGGATACCGTTGAACTGGCATTTCATGCCGCGCGTGTGTGGCGATCACTTGCGCAAAAGATGCTGTAAGGTTCTTTACACCATCGGCTATCTCATCGCCCGGAGCGTCAGGGAATACTTCAAATATGCCCCTGCCAATTATGTCCTGGCGTTCGGTATCGGTGGCCTCGTTGTAGGCTTCGCTGATCTCGGCAATGGTAAACTTAGGGAAATCAGGCAGCAGGATCAGGTAATTACCAGGCAAATTGTTGATGATCGCCAGTAGCGCGTTAGGATCTTTAACCTGAGTAATGTTCACTTGATCTTTTTTGGAGTAAATGTAAAAGTTAATTCCGGTTCTGAGCTAACTAGGTTCGCTTAGTTGAGCCGGAGCAACCCTTGATATCTCCGATAAGGCAGAGCTCGATCCCAGCGGTCAGAGGTTAGACCAATAAAAAAGGCCGGGTCTACCGGCCTTATCAAGTTACTGTCATTTAGCTCTTTTTAGAAGCCTTTACGCAATTTGGTACTGTTTTACCATTCTTCTTTTTGGTTCCTTGTTTCTTGTATCCTGACCAGCAGGTACTTTTCTTTTGTTTCGTTGCCATAGGTTAATATGTTAGATGTACGGTCTACTTATCAACTTCGATACCATACAACCTTTAGGGTTGATCTGTATGCGAAAAGCCTAAGCCGATGCGTCAAGGATACACCTGATCGTATATTTTTAAATTCATTTGATAATATTTAAACTCCAGAAATAAATATTTACAGCGCTGGCACAATACATGTTATTACTACAGCAATTATTTACTTAAATTTCAACATCATGCCTACTAAAGCAAAAAACAACAAGTCAGATGCATCAAAGGAAATGCGCGACCCAAAAAATTCTAAACAAGAAAAAAGCGCAGCCGCAAAAGAATTAAGCAGCGGTAGCAAAAAGAAACACTAATAAAAAAGGCGGTGATGATCTCACCGCCTTTTTTATTTAAGGTTAGTTGAACTCAGTATCTCTTCAACGAGTCAAACGTTGAGCACGCTTTTGATCTGCCCCGCAAGCCAAGCTGGATCTTCTAACTGTAGCAGGTGACCTATTCCCGATGTCCAAACCACGTCGGTTCCCTCCGGCAAATTAGGTATCGTCTCTTGCTCGGTCATTTGCTGGGTAATAGCCGGGTCGTCTGACGAAACGATGAGGGTGACCGGGACATCAATGATTTTGGCGTGGTCAGCTATAGACCGGTCCATCCCTTCAATGATCCACCATCGCCAGGTCTTCTCGTCCACTACTAATTGCGTTTCTATAGCGGTCTGTGAACGTTCGCCGGTCAATTCGCGCACTGTGCCATTCTGTACGGTGGTAGCGGCCTCATTGCGATCCGGATGTATCAGCATGCGTTGTTTCTCCTTTTCAGGCATACGTTCCACCGTAGGCGGCGACGGCGCCGTTAAAATCAACCGCTTAACTTTTTTGGTGGCATAACGCGACCGATAGGCCACTTCCATCGCGATCTTACCGCCCATGGAATGTCCTACAAGGATGTATTCATCTTTATCCAAATGCTCGTCCAAATAGGCGATCATATGATCGGCCATGGCAGCTACCGAAATTTTAGGCAGCGGCGCAGTGCCACCGAATCCGGGCAGATCGAGGGGCAGGCATTGATAAGCTTCGCCCAACTCATCAATTAACCATTTCCAGCTCTTTGCCGCACCTCCAAAATAATGCAAAAACACCAGGACCGGCTTGGCCGGTCCTGGTGTCATTTGGTCGTTAATATTCATGCTGGCTTAGAAAGCAGATTCAACTGCACCACCGTCTACGCGGTAGTTGCTTCCGTTCACATAGCTGCACAGGTCTGAAGATAGGAATGCGATCACCGCCGCTACTTCTTCAGGCTTACCACGACGGCCCACCGCAATGTGTGGACGCTCGTTAGCCAGGAACCATTTAACAGCCTCGTCGCGATCGGTGCCGCGTTGTTTTGCCAGTTCGTCCATCATGGCATTGGTCATCGGCGACTCTACATAAGCTGGAGACACACAATTGAACAACAATCCCTCTTTTGAATAAGAGCGTGACAAACATTTGCTCAGGTTAATGATACCGGCCTTGCACGCGTTGTACGGGCTCTCTTCTTCATAAGGCTGATAAGCGTTCTCTGAAGCGATCAGCACCACCCGGCCCCAGCCACGTTCCTGCAACTGCGGAATAAAGGCCCTGCACAAACGTACCGCACCCATAAGGTCGGTATTAATGGTATTCATCCAGTCCTCGTCGGTAAGGGTCAGGAAGTCACCTGCAGCGCCTCTGGCACCTGCACAGTTGATCAGGATGTGCGCCCCGCCAAAATGGCTCTTCACCTGATCGGCAAAAGCCATTACGCTTTCGTTGTTATCCAGATCGCATGATAAGGCTAACACCTCAGCATCCGGAAACTCTCCTTTAAGTTTTTCTGCAGCCTCTGATACGCTGTCTTGTTCTTTGTCGGCTAAAACGATAACGGCACCCTCGGCCGCCAGTAGCTGGGCAGTGGCAAAGCCTATGCCCGAGTCACCACCGGTGATCACGGCTACCTTTTTCTGAATGTTGAATTTCATAAGTATAGATTAGATAGCCTATGAACTGCATGAAAGTGAGTTTGTTTGCGTATAAATCCCCAACCTCCTGCATGCATGTATACGTAAAAACAAAATACAACCTATTGCTCTAAGTATTTAACGCACATCAAAATGAATTCGGTGATCTTATTTGGACAGATCCGGGATCTGAAATAAAAGAACAAAGCGAGTGCCCTGCCCCACCGCTGAGGTACCGGATATTAGCACGCCGTTGTTGGTGGCGAAGTCCTTCACCAGGTGCAGCCCCAGCCCTATCCCCTTTTCGTTTCGGGTGCCGTAGGTCGACGTGTGTTCATGTGCTCCTTGTAGCAGTTTTTCCAATTTGTCCTGAGGCATGCCAATGCCGGTATCCTGTATGATGAGTTGGATCGTCTTGCTATCCGTTCGGTATGAAATGGTGATCAGGCCGTGCTCGCGAGTGAACTTGATCGCATTGGAGACCAGGTTATGGATCATGACCCTTACCTGATCGGCGTCGGCCATTATCGGTGGTACATCCTTTTTCTGATGCTCGATGATGATCTGCTTGTAGCGGGCCGCAGCAATGAGCACATCGATCACCTTGTCGGTCTTGGCCAACAGATCGATCCTGACCGGATGATAATTGACCCCACCCATTTGATTAGCTGCCCACAACAAGGTGCTATCGAGCATGTTGGAAGCAGTGTTCACCTGATCAGCAAGGGCGTTCACCACAGGGAAAAGTTCATCCTCGCTGATGTCGCCACTTTTGAACAGGTCAAGCGTATTGGTGATAGCGGCAAAGGGTGCACGAAGGTCATGCCCAATGATGGACAGCAAACGATTGTTGTCGCGGTTGATGGAGCTTAGTTCCTCGTTCTGAACTTCAACGATGCTTTTTTGCTGCAACACGGCCTCATTCTGCTCCTGTAGCAATTGATTGTTCCTGGCGGTACGCTGATGACGGCGGTAGAACATGAAGGCGACCAAGCCCAGTAATGCCAACGCGATCAATATCACCGCAATGATCAGCCGGTCGATCTGTCGCTGCTGAGCCACCAGAGTGATCTGCTTTTGCAGGTTATCATTCTCCATCGACCGTTCCTTATATTGCAGGTTGCTGATCGCTTTTTCTTTGCTGGCGTCGAACAAACTATCGCTGTACAGCTTGTATGCCAACAAGCGCTGGTAGGCTTTATCCCGATCACCCATGGCACGGTACGCCTGGTGTGCTATGTCAAGCGCCTGGGCAGCGTCCCACTTGGTGCCGGTCCTTACGGCGAGCTGAAAGGCCATATCGGCATAAGCTGCAGCATCGCGATAGCGTTTTTGGGCCGCCCTGATCTTGGCCATACCTGTGCCCGCAAAACTGTCCTCCCAATCGCTCCGGTATCTTTTATCATTCAGTACCGCCATGAACTGCGCTTCGGCCTTTAAAAGATCCTTCTTTTTAAAGTAGTATTCACCCAGATGGTTGCGGCCCATGGCGATCAGGCGCTTAACGCCCTTATCCACACTGATCTTGAGCGATCGTTTTACGTAATATATCGCACTATCCAGCCGTTTGAGGTCGGCCTGGGCCATGCTAATGTTCAGCAGGTTGGCAGCCACGCGCTCAGGTCTGTTGTTGGCAATGTTAAGCTGTTCTGCTTTTTTGAAGTAGCCGATGGCGATGTCGGCCTGCTCCTGCGCCAGATCCACCAACCCAATGAGGTTCACCGCATCCGCCACGATGCTCATATCCCTACTGGCCTGACCAGCCTGATACACCCGAAGTGCACCGTCCATAGCTTCGGGGTAGTTGCCTTTATGGTAATTATCCTTGGCACTTTCTAAGATACTTTGCGTATCGGTGCCTGACCGCTGCGGACGCTTGCCCGCAATGCCATCGAACGATACATCGATGACCAGGACAATGATCAAGAATAGTAAGCGAAACCGGAACATTATCACAGATTTAAGACCGATCCTTTAGAAACGGAAGTTATACATCGATCAACAGTGATCACCAAAAAGCTTAATCTATCAGATACGCTCCAATACAGGCTTAGTCACCTGCCCATTCATTGTACGGGCAGGTGCTCAAGTATGTTCTATTTTACTGGCGTTAAGCGATACAGACCCGCGCCATGCTGGGGTAACTTACGGCCGAAGGTGCCTTTGAATACACCCAGATTCTGGCCTGTCCATAGGTCACGTACTTTGAATTTGTTGCCTAATGGCTTTAGGTCGATGTTCACCGTGGCAGTGTCTGACACTTCTTTGTTGCCCTTGTCAACCAACACACCAAAAACGACCGAGCCTTTATCTTTGGTCACGATCCCGGTAGTGCTGAACGAGTCGTAGCCCTCGGGCAGATCATAGACGATGACCGACTCCGCATGGGCGCCTATGCCTTCCACCTTCTTGTTATCGATCATGATGGGTTTATCGTCGCAGGTACGGTTTACCCTTGCTTCGCCCCAGCCCGAGGTGGCCGACACCCACTTAAGCGAGGTGAGTTTCAGATCACCTTTGCGGCCATGCAACACAGGGTCAGCCCAAACGATGTGATCCAGCTCATTGCCATTACCACCGTCCTTAACGAAAAGAACAAGCCTTTTACCGCCCTTGACCGACACATCGATCTTTTGCGAGCCGCCCATGCCAGCGATCACCGGACTGGCGTAGTCGGCGTTCTGCAGGTCCAACCCGTCGCCGTTGCTTTGTGCGTTGAAAAGGGCCACATACTTGTCTTTACTGTTCGGCACGTCGGCCGCCCATATCACCAGATTCTTGTCACGCGACACCTGCCGGTTGTTCGTGCTATGCTGATTCACGTTCAATACGTTTCGGTTGGTCAACAGCTTGGTGGTCAGCGGGTCAAGCTTGGTCATATCGCCACCAAAGATCAGTGGCGAGCGGCCTATGGCCCACAAGCTCATCAGTGTATACTGCTCGTTGGTGGTGAACTTTGTCGGTCTTTTGAATTCGATGATACCCAGCGGCAACATATCGGCATCAGGAAAATGGCCCGGCCCGCGGAACGGGGTCCATACGTCCAAACGTTCGAACATGGCCAGCAATGCGCCCCAGCGGTCCCAAAAATCGTCAGTGATGCGCCACATATTGGCGTGTTCGCTCACGTGCTTGCCCTCTTTGATCGGCGTTGCACCAGGCGAAAGGCTCAGCACGATATGACGTCCCGACCTGTCGATCGCTTTTCTTAACGCTTCTATCTCCGCTTTCTGAACGTCATCATAAGGGCGCGAGATATCATCACATTTGATCAGGTCGACACCCCAGCCGGCATATAGGCCAATGATCGAGTCATAATAAGCTTGCCCTTCGGGCTTGGTGGCGTCAACGCCATACATATCGGGGTTCCAAGCACAGCGCGAATCGGTACGCGCAATGTCCTGTGCTTTTACCTTGGTGCCTAACACCGGCAGGTTCTTCTCCACGGCCTGACGGGGAATGCCACGCATGATATGTATGCCGAACTTCAATCCTTTGGAATGCACATAGTCGGCCAATGGTTTAAAGCCTTTGCCGTTGGCGGCAGAGGGAAACTTTTTTAGTCCAGGAGTAAGACGGCCGTACTCGTCCATGGTCAGCGTTGCCGTGGGGTCGTAAAAGTGACCTTTAGCCTCGGGTTCATACCATTGAATATCAACGGTGAGATACTTGTATCCGCTTGGCAACAGAAATTTTGCCATCGCATCGGCCTGCTCTTTCACCTGTGGTTCGGTGATGGAAGTGCCGAAGCAGTCCCAACTGTTCCAACCCAATATGGGTGTAGCGGCCCATTCTTTAAAATTCGCCTTTACAGCGCGCGGCTGCGCAAAACAATCGAGTGAACAGGCTACGGCAATGCCAAGGAGTATGTATCTTCTCATATAGTTTATTAGGGTTTTCGCGATCAATGGGCTGAGCAAATGGTCAGCTGGCAGGCTCATTGAACCCCTGCCGTTCAAACCTTTGGCAAGAACTTATACAGCAACACACCGTGCGCCG
This window harbors:
- a CDS encoding aldo/keto reductase translates to MKNIEKVRLGNHGPLVSRLGLGCMRMSSIWGGPTPDEKESIATIIEALDSGIDLLNTGDFYGAGHNEMLIGKAIKGRRDDAFISVKFGAIFHNGQWLGMDLRPVAIKNFINYSLTRLGVDTIDLYQPSRMDGSVPIEDIIGTVADLVKEGKVRYIGVSEITAEQLRTANDVHPISALEIGYSLADRQIENELLPTAKELGIAVVAFANTAEGLLTGELKAPLADDDHRHAFSRFQGDNLIHNLQKVEVLKELAARKGCTPTQVAIAWVKEQGEHIIPLVSMSRRSRLPENMAAMDITFTAEEMNTLNTTFAIGAIHGGTYLQR
- a CDS encoding lipocalin family protein, whose amino-acid sequence is MNNIRKNLYYAGAAGLVITLIGVGISSCVSIPKGAKAVRPFNRSKYLGKWYEIARMDFKFEKGLQQVTAEYSLKDENVIKVVNRGFDPKKQEWKESVGKAKLVGDSDDARLKVSFFGPFYAGYNVIEIDLEYRYAMVAGNNTKYLWLLSREPTMPKEVIDRYLEQAKTLGFKTEELVWTKQDK
- a CDS encoding PAS domain-containing sensor histidine kinase, translated to MSASYLQPSQITNEHMVIALHQVKLGFWEWDLATNELKCTLQNKLNFGYSEKDSFTLESVIAAILPEDRMRRTEALEKAMDKNFGVYSFDCRVRHADQRIHWLQISGTTIFDDDVPRRIIGTSLDITEKKDLEILRDEVLNIANHELKTPLSAVKGYLQLLHRFVARTGNEHYEQIAFRALNATDKITRLLNDALQPDAVQANEMVLRKEEVDMRTLVEEVIANTMLVNQSHRIDLTVDGNLTKIEGDRYRLGQALTNVMNNAVKYSPDHDQIDVALKATNDDIKVTVRDYGIGIPDGERDKIFSKFYRIKNGYDSITGSGIGLFITSEIIARHGGKIEFEQAGSGTGTIFNVTLPRR
- a CDS encoding response regulator translates to MIKKRILICDDDQDILDLTSLILEDDYEVATEVDSTRLIRQAEAFKPDLILLDMWMPKITGDQLVRFLKKLPNLQHIPVVIFSASSDGNQKAMEAGANGFLAKPFDIDELIRIVSEYCPMVSGGVV
- a CDS encoding PAS domain-containing sensor histidine kinase yields the protein MSEKPKSISDSQDLDLRLFATAMDATVNGIVITDNRQPDNPIIYCNKAFETLTGYRHDEIIGHNCRFLQGKDRDQIQRKVIRRTIEEGEHCNLEIRNYKKDGTPFWNQLVISPVKDQEGNVTHFIGVQNDVTRRRDAEQQLQTEKELLETRVVSRTKELQDSEDYLGSIVETIRESLLVLDDQIKVLSVNEHFCKFFKLEAKDVVGKLLYEISDSAWDVPELRAVLEDILPHNNPFEGFEIEHHFPKIGKRLLVLNARQIKLKGKYKDRILLAMEDLTDRREVEQRKEDFITVASHEMKTPLTTIKGHIQILTKRAEKNNSDADLRSLAVTNRSIDRLDALINDLLDVSKIQSGRMKFNLTEFNFMEVVHNSVEAVRETTDTHEIVVTGDASRTVKADFFRLEQVMINLLTNAIKYSPSAKEIGVHLNILAGFIKVAVTDSGVGIKREDHKKIFERFYRSDNVQFSFQGLGIGLYVSNQIIAEHNGTLWVESEEGQGSVFNFTIPYVTL
- a CDS encoding PAS domain-containing sensor histidine kinase, with amino-acid sequence MNITQVKDPNALLAIINNLPGNYLILLPDFPKFTIAEISEAYNEATDTERQDIIGRGIFEVFPDAPGDEIADGVKNLTASFAQVIATHARHEMPVQRYPIRLSGSTDFVERFWLTVNNPVVINGKLEYIIHSITDVTESKLLRSRERYFKALADGSPFMMWRTAGPSCIYVNDTWMRFTGTTLEENLGSGHLKAIHPEDVGHQRELFYDAVGRTGSYESKYRIIDLHGEARWVTMKVVPLQIDGSTVEFVGSLIDVTEQEMADERIRQSEKFLRQLADSIIQIVWVTDANGMHEYYNQRWYDLTGTTFEETEGEGWNNVFHPDDQQRAWNTWRHSLQTGTPYEIEYRLRKYTGEYIWVLGRAAPYFDEHGKIVKWFGTCTDINDQKMLQQQKDDFINIASHELKTPLTSLTANIQFIEREVLKSQPVDGPLGKLVTSCFRNVKKLNKIIADLLDANSIGLGQLTISARLFDMVQLIRDATVELSNERSTIQLNGSSEAWVYADAGKIEQVLVNLINNALKYASDSKLLLIDVRTEDNNIKVSITDQGKGIAEEKLRFLFDRYYRADMGSGKYSGMGLGLYVCANIIKGHGGQIGVESRIGEGSTFWFTLPRTDAH
- a CDS encoding alpha/beta fold hydrolase, which gives rise to MNINDQMTPGPAKPVLVFLHYFGGAAKSWKWLIDELGEAYQCLPLDLPGFGGTAPLPKISVAAMADHMIAYLDEHLDKDEYILVGHSMGGKIAMEVAYRSRYATKKVKRLILTAPSPPTVERMPEKEKQRMLIHPDRNEAATTVQNGTVRELTGERSQTAIETQLVVDEKTWRWWIIEGMDRSIADHAKIIDVPVTLIVSSDDPAITQQMTEQETIPNLPEGTDVVWTSGIGHLLQLEDPAWLAGQIKSVLNV
- a CDS encoding SDR family NAD(P)-dependent oxidoreductase → MKFNIQKKVAVITGGDSGIGFATAQLLAAEGAVIVLADKEQDSVSEAAEKLKGEFPDAEVLALSCDLDNNESVMAFADQVKSHFGGAHILINCAGARGAAGDFLTLTDEDWMNTINTDLMGAVRLCRAFIPQLQERGWGRVVLIASENAYQPYEEESPYNACKAGIINLSKCLSRSYSKEGLLFNCVSPAYVESPMTNAMMDELAKQRGTDRDEAVKWFLANERPHIAVGRRGKPEEVAAVIAFLSSDLCSYVNGSNYRVDGGAVESAF